DNA from Capsicum annuum cultivar UCD-10X-F1 unplaced genomic scaffold, UCD10Xv1.1 ctg4390, whole genome shotgun sequence:
NNNNNNNNNNNNNNNNNNNNNNNNNNNNNNNNNNNNNNNNNNNNNNNNNNNNNNNNNNNNNNNNNNNNNNNNNNNNNNNNNNNNNNNNNNNNNNNNNNNNNNNNNNNNNNNNNNNNNNNNNNNNNNNNNNNNNNNNNNNNNNNNNNNNNNNNNNNNNNNNNNNNNNNNNNNNNNNNNNNNNNNNNNNNNNNNNNNNNNNNNNNNNNNNNNNNNNNNNNNNNNNNNNNNNNNNNNNNNNNNNNNNNNNNNNNNNNNNNNNNNNNNNNNNNNNNNNNNNNNNNNNNNNNNNNNNNNNNNNNNNNNNNNNNNNNNNNNNNNNNNNNNNNNNNNNNNNNNNNNNNNNNNNNNNNNNNNNNNNNNNNNNNNNNNNNNNNNNNNNNNNNNNNNNNNNNNNNNNNNNNNNNNNNNNNNNNNNNNNNNNNNNNNNNNNNNNNNNNNNNNNNNNNNNNNNNNNNNNNNNNNNNNNNNNNNNNNNNNNNNNNNNNNNNNNNNNNNNNNNNNNNNNNNNNNNNNNNNNNNNNNNNNNNNNNNNNNNNNNNNNNNNNNNNNNNNNNNNNNNNNNNNNNNNNNNNNNNNNNNNNNNNNNNNNNNNNNNNNNNNNNNNNNNNNNNNNNNNNNNNNNNNNNNNNNNNNNNNNNNNNNNNNNNNNNNNNNNNNNNNNNNNNNNNNNNNNNNNNNNNNNNNNNNNNNNNNNNNNNNNNNNNNNNNNNNNNNNNNNNNNNNNNNNNNNNNNNNNNNNNNNNNNNNNNNNNNNNNNNNNNNNNNNNNNNNNNNNNNNNNNNNNNNNNNNNNNNNNNNNNNNNNNNNNNNNNNNNNNNNNNNNNNNNNNNNNNNNNNNNNNNNNNNNNNNNNNNNNNNNNNNNNNNNNNNNNNNNNNNNNNNNNNNNNNNNNNNNNNNNNNNNNNNNNNNNNNNNNNNNNNNNNNNNNNNNNNNNNNNNNNNNNNNNNNNNNNNNNNNNNNNNNNNNNNNNNNNNNNNNNNNNNNNNNNNNNNNNNNNNNNNNNNNNNNNNNNNNNNNNNNNNNNNNNNNNNNNNNNNNNNNNNNNNNNNNNNNNNNNNNNNNNNNNNNNNNNNNNNNNNNNNNNNNNNNNNNNNNNNNNNNNNNNNNNNNNNNNNNNNNNNNNNNNNNNNNNNNNNNNNNNNNNNNNNNNNNNNNNNNNNNNNNNNNNNNNNNNNNNNNNNNNNNNNNNNNNNNNNNNNNNNNNNNNNNNNNNNNNNNNNNNNNNNNNNNNNNNNNNNNNNNNNNNNNNNNNNNNNNNNNNNNNNNNNNNNNNNNNNNNNNNNNNNNNNNNNNNNNNNNNNNNNNNNNNNNNNNNNNNNNNNNNNNNNNNNNNNNNNNNNNNNNNNNNNNNNNNNNNNNNNNNNNNNNNNNNNNNNNNNNNNNNNNNNNNNNNNNNNNNNNNNNNNNNNNNNNNNNNNNNNNNNNNNNNNNNNNNNNNNNNNNNNNNNNNNNNNNNNNNNNNNNNNNNNNNNNNNNNNNNNNNNNNNNNNNNNNNNNNNNNNNNNNNNNNNNNNNNNNNNNNNNNNNNNNNNNNNNNNNNNNNNNNNNNNNNNNNNNNNNNNNNNNNNNNNNNNNNNNNNNNNNNNNNNNNNNNNNNNNNNNNNNNNNNNNNNNNNNNNNNNNNNNNNNNNNNNNNNNNNNNNNNNNNNNNNNNNNNNNNNNNNNNNNNNNNNNNNNNNNNNNNNNNNNNNNNNNNNNNNNNNNNNNNNNNNNNNNNNNNNNNNNNNNNNNNNNNNNNNNNNNNNNNNNNNNNNNNNNNNNNNNNNNNNNNNNNNNNNNNNNNNNNNNNNNNNNNNNNNNNNNNNNNNNNNNNNNNNNNNNNNNNNNNNNNNNNNNNNNNNNNNNNNNNNNNNNNNNNNNNNNNNNNNNNNNNNNNNNNNNNNNNNNNNNNNNNNNNNNNNNNNNNNNNNNNNNNNNNNNNNNNNNNNNNNNNNNNNNNNNNNNNNNNNNNNNNNNNNNNNNNNNNNNNNNNNNNNNNNNNNNNNNNNNNNNNNNNNNNNNNNNNNNNNNNNNNNNNNNNNNNNNNNNNNNNNNNNNNNNNNNNNNNNNNNNNNNNNNNNNNNNNNNNNNNNNNNNNNNNNNNNNNNNNNNNNNNNNNNNNNNNNNNNNNNNNNNNNNNNNNNNNNNNNNNNNNNNNNNNNNNNNNNNNNNNNNNNNNNNNNNNNNNNNNNNTAGTAAGAGGGATCTTGAACTAAGAAATAGACCCTAGAAGCTAAAAGGCTATCCTGAGCAATTGCAATAATCGGGTTCATTGATATTCCTGGTATAGTAGATGCTATCACACATACAATCATACTCAATTCGATGGAATTGTTTGATCTTAAAGGGGATCTTCTATAATTTCGCACATGAGGGGTTATTTCTTGGTTTCGTCCAGTCATTAATAACTTGATTATTTTTAGTTAATTGTAGATAGAAACAACGTTTGTAAGGAGTCctattaaaacaaataaatataggCCTGCCTGTCATCTACACCAGAATAAATAGAGTTTTCTGAAAAAACTTGCTAGTGGAGGAAGACCTCCTAGGGATAAGAGACACAGGgctaaagagagagccaaaaaaggattttttttgtataatcCTGCATAATCTCGAATGTTATAAGTTCCAATACGTAGACCAAATAATACAATGCAAGCAAAAGTTCCTAGATTCATGGAGATATAGAACAACATATAAGTTATCATGCTTGCATATCCCTCATTTGAGTCTCCAACAATTATTCCAATAATTACATATCCGATTTGGCCTATGGACGAATATGCAAGCATACGTTTCATGCTTGTTTGAGTAATAGCAATGAGATTTCCCAAAATTATACTAAGAATAGCTAGGATTTCCAGAAGAATATGCCATTCatttgatgagaaataaaaaggaatatcAAAAATTTGAGTGGCTGAAGCTAAAGCAGCTACTTTCGAAGTAACAGAAAGAAAAGCAACGACTGGAGTAGGAGAGTCAGAGTTGAAAAGAGGATTCCTCACTTCTTTCTCTCATTCAAAACTGTGCATGAAACTTTCATCTCACACGACTCCTAAgtgataaaagaaagaagaacccattttctttctttattgattacCTTCCTCGCGTATGTATAAGACCGAATCCATTCGATTTCTAAAAAGGATTACTAATCCTTAACTTTTCGAGGAATCCTTCATTAGTGGTTGTGAATGACTGATTTTTCCAATCTTTTTGACCTTGGTTTCATACGAGCAAGTTAGAAAGATTGAGAAATAGAACCATCTGATTTAATTCATTCTCAATAGCCACAAGATGAGCATCTTAGGGTGATCCTTTTGTCGGATGCTCTTATTACACTCGTAGTCTTTGAAGGATGAGAACCAACTATGTAGCATCTACATCGAGAATTCAAGAACTGTATACGTCATTAGTCCGATCCTTTGTAGGAACTACCCATAATAATAAACTTGCAAAATGGATCTATTTATCATAAAGAGATTCGTCATTCCTGACCCTTCTTCACcttaatttaatttgaataagtAAAAGTTCTGTCTTGGTCCGAGCGGGGATAACATTTCTCTTCTGCATATCCAAAGtgttttgaaaaatccaaacatCTCAGAGATAGATAGAGAGGTAGGAATTTCTTGAATGTACCACACTCCTTCGTATAAATCAGGAGTCCACTGATGAGAAGGTGCTGGGAAATCTTGAACCCAATTCCTATGGTAATGAATATAAGTGCAATTGAAATTCCTGGGGAGTTATACATTTGTGTATTGATAAGATCGTTTACTATTTCTTGAAGCTCAATCTCTCCCCCGGATGAACCATATAGCCAAGAGAAACCATGAACCATAATAAAAGAGCTTGCCCCACCTATGAGTAAATATTTCATAGTAGCCTCATTAGACCGTACATCTTTCTTGGTATATCCAGATAATAGGTAGAAGCATAAACTGAAACATTCTGGGGCTACAAAGATAGTTATTAAATCGTTAGCACCTCATAAAAACATTCCCCCTAGAGTAGCTGTTAATACAAACAAGAGAAACTTTATTATAGCTATTTCTGTACATTCAATGTGCTCTACGAATAGAGGAATACATAGAGTTGAacatagtaaaataagaaattgaaagatttcaTTGAAATTGTTCATTTGGAAATTCCCCGAAAAGCTAATCATAGGTTCTTCTCTCCATCGGAAAAATAGGGCCGTTGTGCTCATTACTAAActtattgaagaaatgaaataTAAACAAGGTATATCTTTTTTATCAGAGGTTGAATCGATCATCAGAAGAAGACttaggccaaaaattaggatACATTATGGGAAAATAAAACTTCCATCGAAGAGAAGCAAATAAAACTCTTTCATAAAAATTCTCGTAGAATCGAGAATGAAGTGTTCATTCTGTACATGCCAGATCATGAATTAGTAACTGCTTCCAATTTCCAAAAAAAATCCCAATTGTGTcaaattttccatttttaaaataGTTATGGAATCTCCATGAATAGAATCAAACCCTATTCCATGTTATTTACATGAGGTTCCTCCTTAAGAAAGTCCTCAAGAGGGTTTAGTTGATCCATCATTTATGTTTCATCTTTTGTTTCCTTTCATTTGTTTCGAGAAATCTATCGATCAATTctgattctttctttttctcttgatTCTTTTCCGATCGAGATGTATAGATCCTATTCATGGATTAACGAAAATGTAAAAAAGCTCTATTTGCCTCTGCCATTTTATGAGTCTCTTCCTATTTGCATATGGCATCGCCACTCCCTTTGGCAGCATCCACTAATTTGGAACTTAATTTGAAAGCCATATTTTGACCTGGACATTTTCGGGATGCCGCTAATAACCAACGAATGGCAAGTGATTTTCCTTGTATGGATCCTATTTCAATGGGAACTTGATGAGTTGATCCACCTACACGTCTTGCTTTTACTGTTATATCGGGAGTTACTCCGCGTATTACTTGACGTAAAATGGATAGTGGATTTGTTTCTGTCTTTTGTTGAATCTTTTTCATGGCTTGATAGATAATTTGATAAGCCAATGATTTTTTTCCAGGTTTCAGAATACGGTTAACCAACATGTTAACTAATCAATTACGATAAATTGGATCGGATTTTGCTATTATTTTTTTGCAGTACCTCGACGTGACATGAGCATGAAAGGGGTTCAAGAATTAGTTTTCTTTTTATAAGGGCTAAAATCACTTATTTTGGCTTTTTTACCCCATATTGTAAGGTGGATCTCAAAAGATATGAAAGATCTCTCTGCAAGACGTACATACGACTTTCATCGAATATGGATTTCCACAGAATTCTATATGTATCTTTGAGATCGAGTATGTAATTTTGTTTACTCACTTCAAATTGAGTATCTATTTCCCTCGCTTTCCTGCTAGGATTGGAAATCTTGTATTTTACATATCCATACGATTGAGTACTTGGGTTTCCGAAATAGTGTAAAAAGAAGTGCTTCGAATCATTGCTATTTGACTCGGACCTGTTCTAAAAAAGTCAAGGTATTTAGAATTGTTTGTTGACACGGACAAAGTAAGGGGAAACCTCTaaaattatttcaatattgaaccttggACATATAAGAGTTTCGAATTGAATCTCATGGTAGCCTGCTCCAGTCCCCTTACGAAACTTTCATTATTGGGTTAGCCATACACTTCACATGTTTCTAGTGATTCACATGGCATCATCAAATGATACAAGTCCTGGATAAGAATCTACAACGCACTAGAACATCCTTGTTGATGATCCTTTACTCCGACAGCATCTAGGGTTCCTCGAACAATGTGATATCTCACACCGGGTAAATCCTTAACCCTTCCCCCTCTTACTAAGAATAcataatgtttttgtgaattaTGGCCAATACCGGGTATATAATTAGTGATTTCAAATCCAGAGGTTAATCGTACTCTGGCAACTTTACGTAAGGCAGAGTTTGGTGTTTTTAGGGTGATAGTGGAAAAGTTAACACATAAGTCACCCTTACTGCTACTCTATAGAACCGTACATGAGATTTTCACCTCATACGGCTCCTCGTTCAATTCTTTCGAATTCATTGGATCCTTTTCCGCATTCGAGAATTCCCCCCCTTCTTCCACTCCGCCCCGAAGAGTAACTAGGACCAATTTAGTCATGTTTTCATGTTCCAATTGAACACTGtccattttttattattctcaaaGGATAAGATTATTCTCTTTACCAAACATATGAGAATCGAATCACGATCTTatatataagaagaacaaaagaTCTTTCTTGATCAATCCCTTTTCCAAGATAACCTTGAGGTACCTCAAGATcctttacaagtttgaatttgtTCATTTGGTATCTGGGTTTTTCTacttcatatttatttaatatgaatattttccctctctttttttATATCATTCCTTAAGTCCCATAGGTTTGATCCTGTAGAATTTGACCCATTTTCTCATTGAATGAAAGGTACGAAATAAATCAGATTGATAAAAGTACCATGTGAAATCTTTGGTTTTCCCCTTGCTCGATCCCTATCCCATAGGTACAATGTTTGAATAAATAGAGAACCCTTTCTTCTGTATCTATCAATATTATTCCATTCCAAATCCTTCCCGATACCTCCCAAGGAAAATCTCGAATTTGGATACCGAATTGGCTGGTTAGTATGAGCTTATCCATGCGGTTATGCACTCTTTGAATAGGAATCCATTTTCTGAAAGATCCTGGCTTTCGTACTTTG
Protein-coding regions in this window:
- the LOC124892104 gene encoding 30S ribosomal protein S7, chloroplastic-like; translated protein: MLVNRILKPGKKSLAYQIIYQAMKKIQQKTETNPLSILRQVIRGVTPDITVKARRVGGSTHQVPIEIGSIQGKSLAIRWLLAASRKCPGQNMAFKLSSKLVDAAKGSGDAICK